One genomic window of Cannabis sativa cultivar Pink pepper isolate KNU-18-1 chromosome 2, ASM2916894v1, whole genome shotgun sequence includes the following:
- the LOC115718684 gene encoding uncharacterized protein LOC115718684, with amino-acid sequence MAAFLYTPQASLSPLPTIQFRLSPRPRPIGVIKHSTRCFSSDPDNNTGKSYKTQTETPQVLKIVVSGVTELLRLLSFSQQSSRVTEKQIDEFSASSVDDVLSILQSDYQNAYFVTGIFSSAIYAEDCIFEDPTIRFRGKELYSRNLKLLVPFFDSPSIGLENIEKDLSSETTFVVAKWKLRTYLKLPWRPLISINGSTVYELDGEFKIVRHAESWSVSALEAIGQIFTPTTEQPDD; translated from the exons ATGGCGGCATTCTTATACACTCCACAAGCTTCTCTATCTCCGCTTCCAACCATACAATTCAGGCTTAGCCCCAGACCCCGG CCAATTGGTGTGATTAAGCACAGCACCCGGTGTTTCTCAAGTGACCCAGATAACAATACTGGTAAATCCTACAAGACTCAGACTGAGACCCCTCAAGTTTTGAAAATTGTGGTCAGTGGAGTCACGGAGCTTCTCAGACTCCTCTCCTTTTCCCAACAGTCTTCTAG AGTGACCGAGAAACAAATAGATGAGTTTTCAGCTTCAAGTGTTGATGATGTACTCTCCATACTCCAATCTGATTATCAGAATGCTTATTTCGTTACAG GGATTTTTTCTTCTGCAATTTATGCTGAGGACTGTATCTTTGAAGATCCAACTATTAGATTTCGTG GTAAGGAGTTGTATTCCCGCAACTTGAAATTGCTTGTTCCTTTCTTTGACTCTCCATCTATTGGATTGGAAAACATTGAGAAG GATCTCTCCTCCGAAACAACATTTGTGGTAGCAAAGTGGAAATTAAG GACCTACCTGAAGCTTCCATGGAGGCCTCTTATTAGCATCAACGGAAGTACGGTCTATGAATTAGACGGCGAATTTAAA ATTGTAAGGCATGCTGAGAGTTGGAGTGTTTCTGCACTTGAAGCAATTGGCCAGATATTTACACCTACCACTGAACAGCCTGATGactaa
- the LOC115721277 gene encoding zeta-carotene desaturase, chloroplastic/chromoplastic, whose protein sequence is MASWVLLPASSFTGNRLEVAGFASSSRSFVNSLRSPGSFCVRSSLDTNVSDMSVNAPKGLFPPEPEHYRGPKLKVAIIGAGLAGMSTAVELLDQGHEVDIYDSRSFIGGKVGSFVDKHGNHIEMGLHVFFGCYNNLFRLMKKVGAEKNLLVKDHTHTFVNKGGEIGELDFRFPVGAPLHGINAFLTTNQLKTYDKARNAVALALSPVVRALVDPDGAMRNIRDLDNISFSDWFLSKGGTRTSIQRMWDPVAYALGFIDCDNISARCMLTIFSLFATKTEASLLRMLKGSPDVYLSGPIKKYITDRGGRFHLRWGCREILYDKSANGEIYVKGLALSKATNKKIIKADAYVAACDVPGIKRLLPQQWRESEFFNNIYELVGVPVVTVQLRYNGWVTELQDLERSRQLKKAAGLDNLLYTPDADFSCFADLALASPADYYIEGQGSLLQCVLTPGDPYMPLTNEQIIERVAKQVLTLFPSSQGLEIIWSSVVKIGQSLYREGPGKDPFRPDQKTPIQNFFLAGSYTKQDYIDSMEGATLSGRQASAYICNAGEELVALRKKLSIDFDDLLEEASNTTDELSLV, encoded by the exons ATGGCTTCTTGGGTTCTTTTACCGGCTTCATCCTTCACTGGAAATCGTTTGGAAGTTGCTGGGTTCGCTTCCTCTTCTCGTTCTTTTGTCAATTCGCTGAGGTCTCCTGGGTCCTTCTGTGTTCGCTCTTCATTGGACACTAATGTTTCTGACATGAGTGTAAATG CTCCAAAGGGGTTGTTTCCACCTGAACCCGAGCACTATCGAGGCCCCAAGCTGAAAGTGGCTATCATTGGTGCTGGATTGGCAGGGATGTCAACAGCAGTTGAGCTTTTGGATCAGGGCCACGAG GTGGATATATACGATTCAAGGTCATTTATAGGTGGAAAAGTAGGATCTTTTGTTGATAAACATGGGAACCACATTGAAATGGGACTTCACGTTTTCTTCGGGTGCTATAACAATCTTTTCCGGTTAATGAAAAAG GTTGGTGCAGAGAAAAATCTACTTGTAAAGGATCATACTCACACGTTTGTGAACAAAGGGGGTGAAATAGGTG AACTTGATTTTCGGTTTCCGGTTGGGGCACCATTACATGGTATTAATGCATTTTTGACTACAAATCAGCTAAAG ACATATGACAAAGCTAGAAATGCTGTGGCTCTTGCCTTAAGTCCAGTTGTTAGGGCGCTTGTTGATCCAGATGGAGCCATGAGGAACATTCGAGATTTGGATAAT ATTAGCTTCTCTGATTGGTTCTTGTCCAAAGGTGGTACGCGTACCAGTATACAAAGAATGTGGGATCCTGTGGCATATGCACTTGGATTTATTGATTGTGATAACATCAGTGCCCGTTGTATGCTCACTATATTCTCATTATTTGCAACTAAGACAGAGGCTTCCTTGTTGCGCATGCTCAAGGGCTCTCCAGATGTTTACCTGAGTGGTCCAATAAAAAAGTATATTACTGACAGAGGGGGCAG GTTTCATCTTAGGTGGGGATGTAGAGAGATACTATATGATAAATCTGCTAATGGAGAAATCTACGTTAAAGGATTAGCCCTATCCAAG GCCACTAACAAGAAAATAATCAAAGCCGATGCTTATGTTGCAG CATGTGATGTCCCAGGAATCAAGAGATTACTTCCACAACAATGGAGGGAATCAGAATTTTTCAATAACATTTATGAGCTAGTAGGAGTTCCGGTTGTCACGGTGCAGCTTAGATACAATGGCTGGGTCACAGAGTTGCAAGATCTAGAACGGTCAAG GCAACTAAAGAAAGCTGCGGGATTGGATAACCTTCTTTATACTCCAGACGCAGATTTCTCGTGTTTTGCAGACTTAGCACTTGCTTCTCCAGCTGACTACTACATTGAGGGACAAGGTTCACTTCTCCA ATGTGTTCTGACGCCCGGCGATCCTTACATGCCCTTAACTAATGAACAAATCATAGAAAGAGTGGCAAAACAG GTTTTAACTTTGTTCCCATCATCCCAAGGGTTAGAAATTATTTGGTCATCAGTTGTCAAAATTGGGCAATCTCTTTACCGAGAGGGCCCTGGTAAAGATCCATTCAGACCTGATCAGAAGACCCCTATACAAAATTTCTTCCTAGCAGGCTCGTATACAAAACAG GATTACATAGACAGTATGGAAGGAGCAACATTGTCTGGCAGACAAGCTTCCGCGTACATATGTAACGCTGGTGAAGAATTGGTCGCACTGCGGAAGAAGCTCTCCATTGATTTTGACGATCTCCTTGAAGAAGCTTCCAACACTACTGACGAACTTAGTCTTGTTTAA
- the LOC133029075 gene encoding DNA damage-repair/toleration protein DRT102-like: MANSTAKTLKIITGADSFGCDLKDVLVAHLQSLNIQVEDLGTSSYYSVAADVGRRISSAVTASSDDSKAVETRGLLACGTGVGVAIFANKFPGVIAATCLTPSEALNARSINNSNVLAVSGMSTSPESAIEILDTWLKTPFASPCPASGNEPWPEEIKTFFENSLTEMPKIGAELPKIEDSTCSICNLVKSRVLGPIDMIPGGSMKILRETPTSAIVRFKAGSVEPAHHHTFGHDLVVTEGKKTVWNLTKKERFDLTIGDYLFTPAGDVHRVQYHEETEFFIKWDGHWDMFFDEDLETAKKAIEKESENGSK, encoded by the coding sequence ATGGCCAATTCCACCGCCAAGACCCTCAAGATCATCACCGGTGCCGATTCCTTCGGCTGCGACCTCAAGGACGTCTTGGTCGCCCACCTCCAATCCCTCAACATCCAAGTTGAGGACCTCGGCACTTCTTCCTACTACTCCGTCGCCGCTGACGTCGGCCGCCGTATCTCCTCCGCCGTTACTGCGTCCTCCGATGATTCCAAAGCTGTCGAGACTCGTGGCCTTCTCGCATGCGGCACCGGTGTCGGCGTCGCCATCTTCGCCAACAAGTTCCCAGGCGTTATCGCCGCCACTTGCCTCACGCCTTCAGAGGCTCTTAACGCCCGATCAATCAACAACTCCAATGTCCTAGCTGTCTCCGGCATGTCGACTTCTCCGGAATCCGCTATCGAAATCCTTGACACGTGGCTCAAGACTCCCTTCGCATCGCCGTGCCCTGCCTCCGGGAACGAGCCCTGGCCGGAGGAGATTAAAactttttttgaaaattccctGACGGAGATGCCAAAAATCGGTGCTGAACTCCCTAAAATTGAAGATTCCACTTGCTCTATTTGTAATTTGGTGAAGAGTCGGGTCCTTGGGCCGATCGACATGATACCCGGTGGGTCGATGAAGATCTTAAGAGAAACTCCTACTTCGGCGATAGTGAGGTTCAAAGCCGGGAGCGTTGAGCCTGCTCACCACCACACCTTTGGGCACGATTTGGTGGTGACCGAAGGAAAGAAGACTGTGTGGAATTTGACAAAGAAGGAAAGGTTTGATCTGACCATTGGGGATTACTTGTTCACTCCTGCTGGGGATGTTCATAGAGTCCAGTATCACGAAGAGACTGAGTTTTTCATCAAGTGGGATGGCCATTGGGACATGTTCTTCGATGAAGATCTTGAGACTGCAAAGAAAGCTATTGAAAAAGAATCTGAAAACGGGTCCAAATAA